In Cyprinus carpio isolate SPL01 chromosome A14, ASM1834038v1, whole genome shotgun sequence, a single window of DNA contains:
- the anxa6 gene encoding annexin A6 isoform X1 → MGKEFRGTVADHPDFDAGSDAEALYDAMKGFGSDKEAILELIASRSNRQEIRAAYKSQFGNDLIDDLKYELTGKFERLIVGLMRPPAYHDAKEIKDAIKGAGTDEKCLIEILASRTNEQIHNLVAAYKDAYDRDLEEDVIGDTSGHFKKMLVVLLQGTREEDDVVSEDLVEQDAQDLYDAGEAQWGTDEAKFIMLLGNRSVTHLQLVFDEYQKIAEKSIEDSIKSELSGDFETLMLAVVQCIRSKPMFFARRLYKSMKGLGTADNTLIRIMVCRSEIDMLDIRECFRLRYEKSLYNMIQDDTSGDYKRTLLKLCGGDDDIAGEFFPEAAQIAYKMWEISAMTKVQLRGTVRPYQNFDPASDAQALRKAMKGFGTDEDTIIDIVANRSNAQRQEIRQTFKSLLGRDLMADLKSELSKNLERLILGLMMTPAEFDAKMMKKAMEGAGTDEHALIEILVTRNNQEIQEMCSAYQNAYKKSLEDAIASETSGHFKRILISLAQGTREEDPADMARALEDAQELADACNADSGDLEDRFMSILCTRSFPHLRRVFQEFVRCSNKDIEQIIKKEMSGDIKNAMFAIVRSVKNQPSYFADRLYKAMKGLGTDDRALIRIMVSRSEIDLFNIRKEFKETHDASLHEFIQVETFVGDTSGDYRKILLILCGGED, encoded by the exons GAATTCAGAGGTACAGTTGCAGATCACCCTGACTTTGATGCAGGCAGTGATGCAGAGGCCCTGTATGATGCCATGAAAGGCTTTG GAAGTGACAAGGAGGCCATCTTAGAACTGATTGCTTCACGAAGCAATAGGCAGGAGATACGTGCTGCCTACAAATCACAGTTTGGGAAT GATTTAATTGATGATCTGAAATACGAGCTGACAGGGAAGTTTGAACGTCTGATTGTGGGTTTGATGAGACCTCCAGCCTATCATGATGCTAAAGAAATCAAGGATGCCATTAAG GGAGCAGGAacagatgagaaatgtttgattgAAATTCTCGCTTCAAGAACCAATGAGCAGATTCATAATCTGGTGGCAGCATACAAAGATG CATATGACAGAGACCTTGAGGAGGATGTTATAGGGGACACATCTGGACATTTTAAGAAGATGCTGGTTGTTTTGCTTCAG GGGACCAGAGAGGAAGATGATGTTGTTAGTGAAGACCTCGTGGAGCAAGATGCTCAA GACCTGTATGACGCAGGAGAGGCACAGTGGGGCACAGACGAGGCCAAATTCATCATGCTGCTGGGAAACCGAAGTGTGACCCATTTGCAGTTGG tttttgatgAATACCAGAAAATTGCTGAGAAGTCCATTGAGGACAGTATTAAGAGTGAGCTCTCCGGAGACTTTGAAACACTGATGTTGGCTGTCG TTCAGTGCATCAGGAGTAAGCCCATGTTCTTCGCCAGACGCCTTTACAAATCCATGAAG GGTCTGGGCACGGCTGATAACACTCTGATCCGCATCATGGTCTGCCGCTCTGAGATTGACATGCTGGACATCAGAGAGTGCTTCAGACTGCGCTATGAGAAATCTCTGTATAACATGATTCAG GATGACACATCCGGGGATTACAAGCGCACCCTGCTGAAACTGTGTGGAGGAGATGATGA tattgCAGGGGAGTTCTTCCCAGAGGCTGCACAGATTGCCTACAAGATGTGGGAAATCAGCGCCATGACCAAAGTCCAG TTACGAGGAACTGTGCGACCATACCAAAATTTTGACCCTGCGAGTGATGCTCAAGCTCTGAGAAAAGCAATGAAGGGATTTG GAACTGATGAAGATACGATTATTGACATTGTGGCAAACAGGAGCAATGCACAGAGACAGGAGATCAGACAgacttttaaatctcttttgGGACGG GATCTCATGGCTGACCTAAAATCAGAACTGTCCAAAAACCTCGAAAGACTCATCCTGGGTCTCATGATGACTCCAGCAGAGTTTGATGCTAAGATGATGAAGAAAGCCATGGAG GGCGCAGGGACCGATGAACATGCATTGATTGAGATCCTGGTCACTAGGAACAACCAGGAGATTCAGGAGATGTGCTCTGCCTATCAGAATG CTTATAAAAAAAGTTTGGAGGATGCCATCGCATCAGAAACATCTGGGCATTTCAAACGGATCCTGATATCTTTGGCACAG GGAACCCGTGAGGAGGACCCAGCAGACATGGCCAGGGCCTTAGAAGATGCCCAG GAATTGGCAGATGCATGCAATGCAGACTCCGGTGACTTGGAGGACAGGTTCATGAGTATTCTGTGCACGAGGAGTTTTCCTCACCTGAGGAGAG TGTTCCAGGAATTTGTGAGGTGCAGCAACAAAGATATCGAGCAGATTATAAAGAAGGAGATGTCAGGAGATATTAAAAATGCCATGTTTGctattg TGCGGAGTGTGAAGAATCAGCCGTCTTACTTTGCTGACCGATTGTACAAAGCCATGAAg GGCCTGGGAACAGACGACAGGGCTCTGATCCGTATCATGGTGTCCCGCTCCGAGATTGACCTCTTCAACATCCGCAAAGAGTTCAAGGAGACCCATGACGCCTCTTTGCATGAATTCATCCAGGTAGAGACGTTCGTT GGTGACACATCAGGAGACTATCGTAAAATCCTTTTGATTCTCTGTGGAGGTGAGGACTAG
- the anxa6 gene encoding annexin A6 isoform X2, translating to MGKEFRGTVADHPDFDAGSDAEALYDAMKGFGSDKEAILELIASRSNRQEIRAAYKSQFGNDLIDDLKYELTGKFERLIVGLMRPPAYHDAKEIKDAIKGAGTDEKCLIEILASRTNEQIHNLVAAYKDAYDRDLEEDVIGDTSGHFKKMLVVLLQGTREEDDVVSEDLVEQDAQDLYDAGEAQWGTDEAKFIMLLGNRSVTHLQLVFDEYQKIAEKSIEDSIKSELSGDFETLMLAVVQCIRSKPMFFARRLYKSMKGLGTADNTLIRIMVCRSEIDMLDIRECFRLRYEKSLYNMIQDDTSGDYKRTLLKLCGGDDDIAGEFFPEAAQIAYKMWEISAMTKVQLRGTVRPYQNFDPASDAQALRKAMKGFGTDEDTIIDIVANRSNAQRQEIRQTFKSLLGRDLMADLKSELSKNLERLILGLMMTPAEFDAKMMKKAMEGAGTDEHALIEILVTRNNQEIQEMCSAYQNAYKKSLEDAIASETSGHFKRILISLAQGTREEDPADMARALEDAQELADACNADSGDLEDRFMSILCTRSFPHLRRVFQEFVRCSNKDIEQIIKKEMSGDIKNAMFAIVRSVKNQPSYFADRLYKAMKGLGTDDRALIRIMVSRSEIDLFNIRKEFKETHDASLHEFIQGDTSGDYRKILLILCGGED from the exons GAATTCAGAGGTACAGTTGCAGATCACCCTGACTTTGATGCAGGCAGTGATGCAGAGGCCCTGTATGATGCCATGAAAGGCTTTG GAAGTGACAAGGAGGCCATCTTAGAACTGATTGCTTCACGAAGCAATAGGCAGGAGATACGTGCTGCCTACAAATCACAGTTTGGGAAT GATTTAATTGATGATCTGAAATACGAGCTGACAGGGAAGTTTGAACGTCTGATTGTGGGTTTGATGAGACCTCCAGCCTATCATGATGCTAAAGAAATCAAGGATGCCATTAAG GGAGCAGGAacagatgagaaatgtttgattgAAATTCTCGCTTCAAGAACCAATGAGCAGATTCATAATCTGGTGGCAGCATACAAAGATG CATATGACAGAGACCTTGAGGAGGATGTTATAGGGGACACATCTGGACATTTTAAGAAGATGCTGGTTGTTTTGCTTCAG GGGACCAGAGAGGAAGATGATGTTGTTAGTGAAGACCTCGTGGAGCAAGATGCTCAA GACCTGTATGACGCAGGAGAGGCACAGTGGGGCACAGACGAGGCCAAATTCATCATGCTGCTGGGAAACCGAAGTGTGACCCATTTGCAGTTGG tttttgatgAATACCAGAAAATTGCTGAGAAGTCCATTGAGGACAGTATTAAGAGTGAGCTCTCCGGAGACTTTGAAACACTGATGTTGGCTGTCG TTCAGTGCATCAGGAGTAAGCCCATGTTCTTCGCCAGACGCCTTTACAAATCCATGAAG GGTCTGGGCACGGCTGATAACACTCTGATCCGCATCATGGTCTGCCGCTCTGAGATTGACATGCTGGACATCAGAGAGTGCTTCAGACTGCGCTATGAGAAATCTCTGTATAACATGATTCAG GATGACACATCCGGGGATTACAAGCGCACCCTGCTGAAACTGTGTGGAGGAGATGATGA tattgCAGGGGAGTTCTTCCCAGAGGCTGCACAGATTGCCTACAAGATGTGGGAAATCAGCGCCATGACCAAAGTCCAG TTACGAGGAACTGTGCGACCATACCAAAATTTTGACCCTGCGAGTGATGCTCAAGCTCTGAGAAAAGCAATGAAGGGATTTG GAACTGATGAAGATACGATTATTGACATTGTGGCAAACAGGAGCAATGCACAGAGACAGGAGATCAGACAgacttttaaatctcttttgGGACGG GATCTCATGGCTGACCTAAAATCAGAACTGTCCAAAAACCTCGAAAGACTCATCCTGGGTCTCATGATGACTCCAGCAGAGTTTGATGCTAAGATGATGAAGAAAGCCATGGAG GGCGCAGGGACCGATGAACATGCATTGATTGAGATCCTGGTCACTAGGAACAACCAGGAGATTCAGGAGATGTGCTCTGCCTATCAGAATG CTTATAAAAAAAGTTTGGAGGATGCCATCGCATCAGAAACATCTGGGCATTTCAAACGGATCCTGATATCTTTGGCACAG GGAACCCGTGAGGAGGACCCAGCAGACATGGCCAGGGCCTTAGAAGATGCCCAG GAATTGGCAGATGCATGCAATGCAGACTCCGGTGACTTGGAGGACAGGTTCATGAGTATTCTGTGCACGAGGAGTTTTCCTCACCTGAGGAGAG TGTTCCAGGAATTTGTGAGGTGCAGCAACAAAGATATCGAGCAGATTATAAAGAAGGAGATGTCAGGAGATATTAAAAATGCCATGTTTGctattg TGCGGAGTGTGAAGAATCAGCCGTCTTACTTTGCTGACCGATTGTACAAAGCCATGAAg GGCCTGGGAACAGACGACAGGGCTCTGATCCGTATCATGGTGTCCCGCTCCGAGATTGACCTCTTCAACATCCGCAAAGAGTTCAAGGAGACCCATGACGCCTCTTTGCATGAATTCATCCAG GGTGACACATCAGGAGACTATCGTAAAATCCTTTTGATTCTCTGTGGAGGTGAGGACTAG